The DNA window catTTTCATACTCTCTGACATGATAATGCTACTGACACTGGATCAGGGAGGTTTCATTTTGATACCTCTTTTGTTGTGATGGATTTGAAAGCTGTTAAAGACATTGCCTTGTGATCGTAATGCATGCAATTTATATGTTAAGGTTGCATACTTCCTGATGAATTGGTATGCATGAATGGTTGCAATAAATCCAATTAAGATCAATGCAATGTAATAACATGATATTTTGGTCACTGCCTTTTCTGTCACGGTCATTGTGTCACTTTATCACTCAGCCGTCTATAGTTGCATAGAAAACCTTTAACTAGTAAACAGACGTTAGTAGATGTTATTCTGGCTGAACaactttaaaggtgcactatggagctttggtagagaaatgtgaaagttggagaaatgtacagattatgtTGTATATGTTCAGAAATATACACAAACTGGAAAATGTgatccctgtaacactgtttgaagataaaatgctacacgagaagttatggtggggggccagcaacagtgaaaccgtcACTCTCCTTTTTTAGCTCCAAACGGtgacccattttttcctttgaataaagtttgtgtattcagttcagaaaatatagcatagaatttgTTCCCTTCTCCAGCTTTCAAAATTCActacaaaaactaaacattgTGCACCTTTAAGCTTGAGCTTCAAGTGTACCTACCTAACAGAAGTGAGGGCTCGTTTCTGATTTATTATTGATTTGTTGTGCTGGTTGTTTTAAACTTGTCAAAGTcagtgaggttttttttgttgttgttgttgcttgcTTTCATTGGCCGACGAGCCCTCATCTCTCCAACCAATGGTTCAGGCGATGGGAGCAGATAAATCCTGTTATGTGAAACCTGATTACTGTCTATAATCCACTGCTGTTcccttatgtgtgtgtgtgtgtgtgtgagccaatGTCAGTGCACATGGATGTGTTTACTAGCCACCGCAGTAATCCACAACACTATAAATAATCACTTTGATTTTCCTCCCTCTGTCACTCAAACCGTCTTCCTTTGAATGCTGGTACTGAAGACATAACCTAGACTGGAGCTTGGAAACTCCTGCAGCAGGTGTAGAGTATGATTTTGTGTAGGTGCTGCTTATACTCTGACAAAGAGCAGTCACATGCATGGCAGTAATTGGATGACACTGCTTAAATACAAAAGGAAATAGAGTTGATTATCACTGATGTAAAGGGTTTCGCTCAGTGTGCAATTTCACGCTGTGTTCTGACAAAATACTAAGGATCCTTTAGGAGATATAAGTCAGTCTTATCTGACGTCTCTTGTCCAATTCAGCATCCTCCATGGACTCTATGATATATTTGTCCTCCTTTATATTCTTTGACTGACTTTGCTAGATTATATGAACCAAATCCTTTTTTGGGTGGTTTCAAATCGTCACAAACTGTTTCCCTGCTTTGGGCACTATATTAGTCTAACCTTTGAATTACATAATATTTCCTAACACTGGTAAGTGATGTCATGGTAAAAAGCTCAGGGACCTGAGCTTACCTGGCAGTGCTTCACTACCAGATAGCTGCTATCGCTGCCCAATAATCCCTTCAATAGTAGCTGTTTTTAGCTGCAGCCATTATGTCACTAGGATGGAAATAAATGTGAAACTTGCAACAAATGTATTTCCTTGCACCTTTTTAAGAACAGAAAGTTGTTTGCATGAGTTGGATGAGTGTGAAGCTGCGATTATATTGGCTTGTATTCTTTAGATCTGATTGAACACAGTCTTCTTTATCCTTTCAGGACGCAACGAGCCCCTCAAGAAGGAGCGACCAAAGTGGAAGAGTGAGTACCCGATGACGGAGGGCCAACTGAGGAGCAAGAGGGATGAGTTTTGGGACACGGCCCCGGCCTTTGACGGACGGAAAGAGATCTGGGACGCACTCAGAGCAGCCGCCCTGGCAGCAGAGTGCAATGACCTGGAGCTAGCGCAGGCTATAGTGGATGGAGCCTGCATTACTCTTCCTCATGGTACGAACCCCCCCCCCTACGGGCAAACGGTAACAAACAGATGATATGAAAATGTGCTTCATCCAGATCTCTTTGTAAGCTGTAAATGTCCTGGAACTTGAAgcacaaatgtaaaataaaaactcactGTCCAAATGTCAAAGGCCGCTTTGCAGAATCCCCTGCATCAGTTGTGCAGAGATTACTGCTGTAATGGTTACATAATAGTCGCAGTGCTGCGTGACCACTGTGAATGGATTGGTTCACAGAAAGACATGACAGAGTTTGATGTCTCCCTCACGCATATTTATCTGCTCACACACAGgagggatttttctttttacctgtTTTTCTAGTTCAAGGACACGGGGTTGTTGCTACACCTGTGATGTAATGTACAGAAGATAACCTCATACTTGTCCTACTTTACTGATGAAGAAGCGAGTGGGTTCATATATCAGAGTTAAGAGCAGCTTCTGACAGCTGTTGTTAATGTCagccatttttttcctcttcccaGGCTCTCTCACAGAAAGCTATGATGAACTGGGAAACCGCTACCAGCTGCCCGCCTACACTTTAGCCCCGCCTGTCAACCTTATCAGTGAAACGTCCACTGACTGCAAAGTGTCCGactccacacagaaacaaaatcaaCCCCCTCTGTGCAGGCAAGAATTCCAGCTGCGGGTTCGATTGTCATCAGGTAAGAAACTCACAGTCTGGGTTGGGAATCGCAGGGTAACTCTCAAAACAATACGATGCATGACGCATTAAACATGGCCCATCGATAACGATGACATCCCCATTTACAAGACAACTATATAATGAATCATCCTGATATCTGACTCGATAAAGAATACAAAATGCACATGTGAAGGTGAAGTGCAGGATTCATGTATTGCTTCTCGTCAGGTAGTTTTCAGTTTCTGCTGAAGCCCTGAAGAGACACCCAAACATAACGCTTTTCATCCGTTTTCCCCTTATGACGAGTTGATTCTGGTCATTTCTTCAGATCTTGACTTATTTACCTCGACATGTTGGGATAACAACCCTGTGATGAGGTCATTTCTTTAGATCTTGAAAAAATCAGCGAAAGTGAACCACAGTGAAACCAGAGTCGTTTCCAGAGATAACAAGATGAATAAGAtctcaagaaaaacaacatgaaaatgttcacatcaTCAAGGGAGCTTCACCTCTTATCACGCTGCATCCTTTAAGTTCCTTTCACTGTGTCTGACATTATCCTGCTGTCAACTTTTTCTTGGACCAATTAAACCTCCAATTACTTTACCATCACTCATGTCATTCGATCTGTTTAGCGCGCTGTCAtttttcagaatcaaaatcTGGTTATTTTGAACCAGCTAGTCTATAATTATATCACATGAGTCAGGCGACTTTATATTGCCGTATTGGTATTTTGTACCACCCctatgatggatggatggacaaacTGAAATATAGAAAGAGAACTGAAATTGGAAAATAAGggtgttgcagcagcagcaacttatccaaaaaaataaaaaaatatatatatgtaaactAACTCTAGACTATAGATATGTATACAAAAATGGAAAGTTAAATTGTCAATTGGAAAGTATTAGAATACATTATGATATAAACATACTATACAGTGAGGTAGACCGAGCTCAAATGTGCACTTGAAGAATCATGTTGTTTTACAAGCAATCTGAGTAACTCCATGTTCTGCAGCTTTCCCCGTGCAGCTGACATTTCAAACACTTTGTAGCGCCACGTCTCTTCCAGGCTGGAGGCGTATTTATAATTCAGGGCTTTCAGTCTCTCACAGCGTGTTCAGAAATCTGTGTCAACTCTATTTATTcctcgctgttttttttttctcagggaAGGATGTGCGTCTGACAGCCAGCATGGCCGACTCCATCGCCGAGCTAAAGAAACAAttagaggagcaggaagaaatCGACGTGACCCGCCAGAGGTGGTTCTTCTCCGGGAAGCTCCTGACCGACAGGACTCGCCTGCAAGACGCCAAGATCCAGAAGGACTATGTTGTCCAAGTGATCGTCAACACGAACCCTTCAGTTATAGCTAACTGAGGACTGAGGATTATTAAAAGACGTGCCAGGATTAGGAGTAGGGTTTGAAATCACTTTCCGGTTGGTACTGCAGTGGaattttgtgtacatttttatataagaacttattgcttttatattgctcctttttgtattttttcctctttccaaGCGAAGTAAGAAAATTGAAAAGCACTGAAAACACTTTAGAGTAGAAGT is part of the Labrus bergylta chromosome 10, fLabBer1.1, whole genome shotgun sequence genome and encodes:
- the ubtd1a gene encoding ubiquitin domain-containing protein 1a isoform X4, yielding MWQANCRRMHNLADWISGRNEPLKKERPKWKSEYPMTEGQLRSKRDEFWDTAPAFDGRKEIWDALRAAALAAECNDLELAQAIVDGACITLPHGSLTESYDELGNRYQLPAYTLAPPVNLISETSTDCKVSDSTQKQNQPPLCRQEFQLRVRLSSGKDVRLTASMADSIAELKKQLEEQEEIDVTRQRWFFSGKLLTDRTRLQDAKIQKDYVVQVIVNTNPSVIAN
- the ubtd1a gene encoding ubiquitin domain-containing protein 1a isoform X3, with the translated sequence MGVPNSREYSYHHAPNSPFRILLKRRNEPLKKERPKWKSEYPMTEGQLRSKRDEFWDTAPAFDGRKEIWDALRAAALAAECNDLELAQAIVDGACITLPHGSLTESYDELGNRYQLPAYTLAPPVNLISETSTDCKVSDSTQKQNQPPLCRQEFQLRVRLSSGKDVRLTASMADSIAELKKQLEEQEEIDVTRQRWFFSGKLLTDRTRLQDAKIQKDYVVQVIVNTNPSVIAN
- the ubtd1a gene encoding ubiquitin domain-containing protein 1a isoform X1, translated to MWQANCRRMHNLADWISGTVMGGCVGRSRMDGQGSARSSTRSKKRGGRNEPLKKERPKWKSEYPMTEGQLRSKRDEFWDTAPAFDGRKEIWDALRAAALAAECNDLELAQAIVDGACITLPHGSLTESYDELGNRYQLPAYTLAPPVNLISETSTDCKVSDSTQKQNQPPLCRQEFQLRVRLSSGKDVRLTASMADSIAELKKQLEEQEEIDVTRQRWFFSGKLLTDRTRLQDAKIQKDYVVQVIVNTNPSVIAN
- the ubtd1a gene encoding ubiquitin domain-containing protein 1a isoform X2; translation: MGGCVGRSRMDGQGSARSSTRSKKRGGRNEPLKKERPKWKSEYPMTEGQLRSKRDEFWDTAPAFDGRKEIWDALRAAALAAECNDLELAQAIVDGACITLPHGSLTESYDELGNRYQLPAYTLAPPVNLISETSTDCKVSDSTQKQNQPPLCRQEFQLRVRLSSGKDVRLTASMADSIAELKKQLEEQEEIDVTRQRWFFSGKLLTDRTRLQDAKIQKDYVVQVIVNTNPSVIAN